The Tenuifilum thalassicum genome includes the window TTAGACGGAGGGCTTCCTGCTCGGCAAGTTTTTTGGCATTAATTGCTTTTTCATACTCCTCGTTATAGTAGACCTCCCTAACATCAACATTATCAATAATTATGCGGTATTGCTGGCATTCTGACTTCAATCTTTGTAAAATCTCTTGTTGTATATCGTTGCGTTTAGTGCTGTAAGCTTCAATTGGCGTAAAGCCTGAAACAGTTAATGCTAAAGCCGATTTCAGTTTAGCTCTTATAACATTCTCTTCAAGCCAGATATAACGTCCCGATCGACCACCATCGTTTTCGGTAACGTTTTGGTAAATCCAAGGAGCTTGGTTGGCATCAATACGCCACGAAACAGATACATCAAACCCAAGTTTGATCCCATCCTTTGTTGGTGCCCAAATGGCATCGGAATTTGGTTTTTCGCCTTCACCTTGGGCATTTGCACAGGTGTACACCCAAACAGTCTTATCCATGTAATGAATGTTGTTCCATGGAGCAATGATGTGCCAACCGGTATGCAATGGCTCGGGGCGAACCCCGCTTGGTGTTGTGACAACGGCAACCTCCTGAGGCCCTACAACTACAATAAGCGATAGGAGTACAACAAGAATAGCACCCGCAATGCTCGATGCTACTGCCAGGGGAAGTTTTAACCTTGATAAATTAATCTTTCTTATGATTAAGGCAATAATCCCATAAATTAGAATTATCCACGAGATGATTTTTAGTAGTACCATGGTTTTTATAGGTTTAGTTATGCTTTTCCAAAGTTATTACAAATCTTTTATTGGATATTGTCTCAAATAATAAATATAATGAGTGTACACCCACCTCACATTTTACTCTTAATAAATATTCAGGGCACACATTCGTGCAACAAAGCACTTTAATAAACATTTGTCAAATTATTGGCAATATTAGTCAAAAATAGTAATATGA containing:
- a CDS encoding prohibitin family protein; protein product: MVLLKIISWIILIYGIIALIIRKINLSRLKLPLAVASSIAGAILVVLLSLIVVVGPQEVAVVTTPSGVRPEPLHTGWHIIAPWNNIHYMDKTVWVYTCANAQGEGEKPNSDAIWAPTKDGIKLGFDVSVSWRIDANQAPWIYQNVTENDGGRSGRYIWLEENVIRAKLKSALALTVSGFTPIEAYSTKRNDIQQEILQRLKSECQQYRIIIDNVDVREVYYNEEYEKAINAKKLAEQEALRLIEVTKQKEEQLKQATIDKNIAIEKAKGESEALKIKGQSISSNPKIIELEWINKWNGQLPTYMMGNGQGIMVNLNNK